One segment of Streptosporangium brasiliense DNA contains the following:
- a CDS encoding GNAT family N-acetyltransferase yields the protein MIIRDGNLDDVPAVLGMFDSAVAWLTAQGRTGQWGSEPFSASTARVERVTSWASSGGMRIAEIDGEPAGCVVLGPAMDYVTPASEPELYVQGLVIDQRFHGRGVGSALLERARAEAVELGVPLLRVDCYAGDDGRLVKYYESQGFTRTEPFKVNEWPGQLLEMRLPTGPA from the coding sequence ATGATTATCCGCGATGGGAATCTTGACGACGTTCCGGCGGTTCTCGGGATGTTCGACAGTGCGGTGGCGTGGCTGACCGCGCAGGGCCGTACCGGCCAGTGGGGCAGTGAGCCGTTCTCCGCCAGCACGGCCCGCGTCGAGCGGGTCACCTCCTGGGCGTCCTCCGGCGGGATGCGCATCGCCGAGATCGACGGCGAGCCCGCCGGATGCGTGGTCCTGGGTCCCGCGATGGACTACGTCACCCCGGCCTCGGAGCCGGAGCTGTACGTCCAGGGGCTGGTCATCGACCAGCGCTTCCACGGCCGCGGCGTCGGCTCCGCCCTGCTGGAGCGGGCCCGCGCCGAGGCGGTGGAGCTGGGGGTGCCGCTGCTCAGGGTCGACTGCTACGCCGGTGACGACGGCCGGTTGGTGAAGTACTACGAGAGCCAGGGCTTCACCAGGACCGAGCCGTTCAAGGTGAACGAGTGGCCCGGCCAGCTCCTGGAGATGCGCCTGCCCACCGGTCCCGCTTGA